A stretch of Anoplopoma fimbria isolate UVic2021 breed Golden Eagle Sablefish chromosome 4, Afim_UVic_2022, whole genome shotgun sequence DNA encodes these proteins:
- the sncb gene encoding beta-synuclein: MDVFMKGLSKAKEGMAVAAEKTKEGVAVAAEKTKEGVMFVGNKAKDSVGSVAEKTTGAVGNIVAATGLGKKDEFPADMNPEEYGQEAMEGQGEAMLEAEGETYDGSQQESQDYEPEA, from the exons ATGGATGTGTTTATGAAGGGTTTGTCTAAAGCGAAAGAAGGGATGGCTGTGGCAGCAGAGAAGACCAAGGAGGGAGTTGCGGTTGCGGCTGAAAAGACTAAAGAAGGAGTTATGTTTGTAG GTAACAAGGCCAAAGACAGCGTGGGATCAG tggCTGAGAAGACCACTGGAGCCGTCGGGAACATTGTTGCTGCCACTGGACTGGGGAAAAAGGACGAATTCCCTGCTGACATGAAC CCTGAGGAGTACGGGCAGGAGGCCATGGAGGGCCAGGGAGAAGCAATGCTGGAGGCAGAAGGGGAGACATATGATGGGTCCCAGCAG GAGAGCCAGGACTACGAGCCAGAAGCATAA